In Bacteroidia bacterium, one genomic interval encodes:
- a CDS encoding glycoside hydrolase family 57 protein — MPSVCFYFQVHQPFRIKHYSVFDIGKDHFYEDGEKNKWIMDKVSEKCYLPANKKMLELIKRHKGKFRISYSLSGTVIEQMELFRPDVLQSFVELAKTGCVEFLSETYFHSLSFLFNKDEFERQIKEHDQKIEQYFKQKPTVFRNTELIYNNELAAFIEKMGFKGILCEGVDRLLKDRHPNQLLKPTGTKSIKALLKNYRLSDDIAFRFSDKNWSEWPLHADTFASWVHKVAGTGDVINLFMDYETFGEHQWESTGIFDFMDHLPREILKHPDFGFMTPSQVVDTYTARGVYDAHEFISWADSERDLSAWLGNNMQEEALTKIYSISDKVLGSGNKDLIDVWGKLQTSDHFYYMSTKFWSDGDVHKYFSPYNSPYDAYIFYMNAFSDFESTLSEESKPKKKTIARKPAVPRNKKPAAE; from the coding sequence ATGCCATCGGTTTGCTTTTACTTTCAGGTGCATCAGCCTTTCAGAATAAAACATTACAGTGTTTTCGACATTGGTAAAGATCATTTTTATGAAGATGGCGAGAAAAACAAATGGATTATGGACAAGGTATCTGAAAAATGCTACCTGCCCGCCAATAAGAAAATGCTTGAGCTGATTAAACGTCATAAAGGCAAATTCAGAATAAGCTATTCTCTCAGTGGTACTGTAATTGAACAGATGGAACTGTTCAGACCTGATGTGCTTCAGTCGTTTGTTGAACTGGCTAAAACAGGTTGTGTTGAATTCCTCTCTGAAACATATTTTCATTCACTAAGTTTTTTATTTAACAAAGATGAATTTGAGAGACAAATAAAAGAACACGATCAGAAAATTGAGCAGTATTTTAAACAGAAGCCTACCGTTTTCAGAAACACCGAATTAATTTACAACAATGAGCTGGCTGCTTTTATTGAAAAGATGGGCTTTAAAGGTATTTTGTGCGAAGGTGTTGACCGTTTATTGAAAGACAGACATCCCAATCAATTACTGAAACCAACAGGTACAAAATCAATTAAAGCCTTGCTTAAAAATTATCGGTTGAGTGATGACATTGCTTTTAGATTCTCCGACAAAAACTGGAGCGAATGGCCATTGCATGCAGACACATTTGCAAGTTGGGTGCATAAAGTAGCCGGCACAGGCGATGTGATTAATCTGTTTATGGACTACGAAACTTTTGGCGAACATCAATGGGAAAGCACAGGTATTTTTGATTTTATGGATCATCTGCCTCGCGAGATATTAAAACATCCTGACTTTGGATTTATGACACCTTCACAGGTAGTTGATACCTATACAGCACGAGGTGTGTATGATGCTCATGAGTTTATCAGTTGGGCAGATAGCGAACGCGATCTCTCTGCATGGTTAGGAAACAATATGCAAGAGGAAGCACTCACAAAAATTTATTCAATAAGTGACAAGGTGCTTGGGTCGGGCAATAAAGATTTAATTGACGTATGGGGCAAACTGCAAACCAGCGATCATTTTTATTATATGAGTACTAAGTTTTGGAGCGATGGCGATGTACATAAATATTTCAGCCCTTATAACTCACCATACGATGCTTATATTTTTTACATGAATGCATTTTCAGACTTTGAATCAACATTATCAGAAGAAAGTAAACCAAAAAAGAAAACTATTGCAAGAAAGCCTGCCGTGCCACGCAATAAGAAGCCTGCTGCTGAATAA
- the rpsA gene encoding 30S ribosomal protein S1 encodes MSEVKHNVPPTDFDWDNIGKTADIYKSDDRQRMEAMYDQTLNTLTEHEVKMGSIISISDKEVVVNIGFKSDGMVPLNEFRHMPDLKVGDEIEVYVETREDKNGQLILSHKKARALKSWERVNVALEKDEIIQGYVKCRTKGGLIVDVFGIEAFLPGSQIDVKPIRDYDVFVGKTMEFKVVKINHEFKNVVVSHKVLIEEELESQKSEIMSKLEKGQVLEGTVKNITSYGVFMDLGGVDGLLHITDISWGRINHPDEVLKLDDKINVVILDFDEDKKRIALGLKQLTPQPWEALDQNIQVGDKIKGKVVVLTDYGAFIEVIPGVEGLIHVSEMSWSQHLRSPQDFLKVGDEIETVILTLDREERKMSLGLKQLMPDPWVNIMEKYPVGSKHTAKVRSLTNFGVFVELEEGIDGLIHISDLSWAKKIKHPAEFTKVGENIEVVVLEVDSEHRRLSLGHKQLEDNPWDTYETIFRVDTVHSGVVGKVTDKGATIIFPSFGVEGFAPYRHLMKENGSPAKADETLDFKVIEFSKENKKIVVSHSRLFEEAKASERTARENEKAKDESEAFKSVKKIKESQEKTTLGDLSVLSALKDEMKKNEAENN; translated from the coding sequence ATGAGTGAAGTAAAACACAACGTTCCACCAACAGATTTTGATTGGGACAACATTGGCAAAACAGCCGACATTTACAAATCTGATGACCGCCAGCGTATGGAGGCCATGTACGATCAGACCCTGAACACACTTACAGAACATGAAGTGAAAATGGGTTCTATCATCAGCATTTCTGATAAAGAAGTGGTGGTAAACATCGGATTCAAATCAGACGGAATGGTTCCTTTAAACGAGTTCCGCCACATGCCCGACCTCAAAGTTGGCGATGAAATTGAAGTGTATGTAGAAACCCGTGAAGATAAAAACGGGCAATTGATATTATCACACAAAAAAGCACGTGCTCTTAAATCGTGGGAGCGTGTGAATGTAGCCCTCGAAAAAGATGAAATTATTCAGGGTTATGTTAAATGCCGTACTAAAGGCGGACTTATAGTTGACGTTTTTGGTATTGAAGCATTCTTACCAGGTTCACAGATTGATGTGAAACCAATTCGCGACTATGATGTGTTTGTAGGAAAAACTATGGAATTTAAAGTGGTTAAAATCAACCATGAGTTTAAGAACGTAGTTGTTTCTCACAAAGTACTTATTGAAGAGGAACTTGAGAGTCAAAAGTCAGAAATCATGTCCAAACTTGAAAAAGGACAGGTTCTTGAAGGTACAGTTAAAAACATCACCTCTTATGGTGTATTTATGGACCTTGGTGGCGTTGACGGCTTATTGCATATTACTGATATTTCATGGGGACGTATCAACCATCCTGATGAAGTATTGAAGCTGGATGATAAAATTAATGTTGTAATTCTTGACTTTGACGAGGACAAAAAACGTATTGCTCTTGGCTTGAAACAACTTACCCCTCAACCTTGGGAAGCACTTGACCAAAACATTCAGGTTGGCGACAAAATAAAAGGAAAAGTTGTTGTCTTGACAGATTATGGTGCTTTCATTGAAGTAATTCCGGGAGTTGAAGGTTTGATTCACGTATCAGAAATGTCATGGTCACAACATTTACGAAGCCCACAAGACTTCCTTAAAGTTGGTGACGAAATAGAAACTGTTATCCTTACACTTGATCGTGAAGAGCGCAAAATGTCACTTGGCTTAAAGCAATTGATGCCTGACCCATGGGTTAATATTATGGAAAAATATCCCGTTGGCTCAAAGCATACTGCAAAGGTTCGCAGCCTAACAAACTTTGGTGTATTTGTTGAGTTGGAAGAAGGTATTGATGGTTTAATTCATATCTCTGACCTTTCATGGGCTAAGAAAATTAAGCACCCTGCTGAATTTACCAAGGTTGGCGAAAACATTGAAGTTGTAGTTCTTGAAGTTGATTCAGAACACCGCAGATTGAGTCTTGGACATAAACAGTTGGAAGATAATCCATGGGATACTTACGAAACTATTTTCCGTGTTGATACTGTTCATTCAGGTGTTGTAGGAAAAGTAACGGACAAAGGTGCTACCATTATATTTCCATCATTTGGCGTAGAAGGTTTTGCCCCATATCGTCATCTGATGAAAGAAAACGGCTCTCCTGCAAAAGCTGATGAAACACTTGATTTTAAAGTAATCGAATTCAGCAAAGAGAACAAGAAGATTGTTGTATCTCACAGTCGCTTGTTCGAAGAGGCAAAAGCATCTGAAAGGACAGCTCGCGAAAACGAGAAAGCTAAAGATGAAAGTGAGGCATTTAAGTCGGTAAAGAAAATCAAAGAATCACAGGAAAAAACTACCTTGGGTGATTTGAGCGTTCTCTCTGCACTTAAAGATGAAATGAAGAAAAATGAAGCAGAAAATAATTAA
- a CDS encoding GyrI-like domain-containing protein, with product MLKKILIGFVIIVGLLCLGSLLIPNNYKIERDIYIKAPASVVFNQINNLKNWEKWNTWLKMDTTMKITFNNIEAGVGAQYQWTSNNKNVGNGTMQIKKSVQDQLVESELLFEGEGNAINGFNIQPAGDSVKLTTYFESEVGWNPLHKYLMLIFKGMMVDMTDNGLKAIKELAENLPAQPGFEFNIQQVEMTTSIPYLAIRCTSGLDSISYFIGSSYALIDAAMKKQKLEMSKTIHPFAIYYKWENNLFEYDACMPLNTAGKSDGNIVAGEVKIGKYLMTQYFGNYDNSNKAHEALVKYAKDNSIKISDAPLEFYITDPSTEKDTTKWQTDIYYKIN from the coding sequence ATGTTAAAGAAGATATTAATTGGCTTTGTCATCATCGTTGGACTATTATGTCTTGGTTCACTATTAATCCCCAACAACTATAAGATTGAGCGCGATATTTATATTAAAGCGCCTGCTTCTGTTGTGTTTAATCAGATTAACAATCTGAAAAACTGGGAAAAATGGAATACCTGGCTTAAAATGGATACAACCATGAAAATTACTTTTAATAATATCGAGGCTGGTGTTGGCGCACAATATCAGTGGACATCCAACAACAAGAATGTTGGAAATGGTACTATGCAGATTAAAAAGAGCGTGCAAGATCAATTAGTAGAATCTGAGCTGCTTTTTGAAGGTGAAGGCAATGCTATTAATGGTTTTAATATCCAACCTGCAGGTGACAGTGTTAAACTAACCACCTATTTTGAAAGTGAAGTCGGTTGGAACCCACTGCACAAATACTTAATGCTAATTTTCAAAGGCATGATGGTTGATATGACCGATAATGGATTAAAAGCTATTAAAGAACTAGCAGAGAATTTGCCTGCACAACCCGGATTTGAGTTTAATATTCAACAAGTTGAAATGACTACCTCTATTCCATATTTAGCTATCAGATGTACTTCAGGTTTGGACTCAATAAGCTATTTTATTGGATCAAGTTATGCTCTGATAGATGCAGCAATGAAAAAGCAGAAATTGGAAATGAGCAAGACCATTCATCCATTTGCCATTTATTACAAATGGGAAAATAATCTTTTTGAATACGATGCTTGTATGCCATTGAATACAGCAGGTAAATCAGACGGAAATATTGTAGCTGGCGAAGTCAAAATAGGTAAATACCTGATGACTCAGTATTTTGGTAATTATGATAATTCCAACAAAGCTCATGAGGCACTCGTAAAATATGCTAAAGATAACAGCATAAAAATCTCCGATGCACCTCTTGAGTTTTACATTACAGACCCTTCAACTGAGAAAGATACTACCAAGTGGCAAACCGATATATACTATAAGATTAATTGA
- the nhaA gene encoding Na+/H+ antiporter NhaA: MIGGKIINPIRQLAEQGKLSGLIIIVLTLVSLLLSNFPITAAYVGFWQSHLAIMDYDVGVIHIINDGLMVVFFLMIGMEIKRELYVGELANRRNAMLPVIAAFGGMIVPAIIYAVFNIKDTHLLHGWAIPTATDIAFSLGVLSMLGKRVPFALKIFLTALAIIDDLGAIIIIALFYTEPENFHLSFLISSLVIIGALMFLSRKGFFNLFLWIIASIVIWYFMLLSGVHTTIAGVLIAFTIPLNKLVSFENKLHIPVNFFILPVFALANTAIVLSLDNVSGLFSTVGLGVGFGLLIGKPFGITAASWIAVKYKWCSLPGKINLKLIFGAGLTAGIGFTMSIFIASLSFKEPLLLDTAKIAIIAGSVLSGIAGALFLKSNLKEIS, from the coding sequence ATGATTGGAGGTAAAATCATAAACCCAATACGTCAACTTGCAGAGCAAGGCAAATTATCCGGGCTCATAATAATTGTTCTAACATTGGTATCGCTGTTGCTAAGTAATTTTCCCATTACAGCAGCGTATGTAGGGTTTTGGCAAAGTCATCTAGCTATAATGGATTACGATGTAGGTGTAATCCATATAATAAATGACGGACTAATGGTTGTGTTTTTTCTGATGATTGGCATGGAAATAAAACGCGAACTATATGTTGGCGAATTAGCTAACAGGCGCAATGCCATGCTACCCGTTATTGCAGCTTTTGGCGGAATGATAGTTCCGGCTATAATCTATGCAGTGTTTAATATCAAAGACACTCACCTACTTCATGGCTGGGCTATCCCTACCGCAACAGATATTGCATTTTCTCTTGGCGTGCTTTCCATGTTGGGAAAAAGAGTCCCATTTGCATTGAAAATTTTTTTAACAGCATTAGCTATCATTGATGATCTTGGGGCTATAATTATTATTGCTTTATTTTACACTGAACCTGAGAACTTTCATCTATCTTTTTTAATCAGCAGTTTAGTCATTATTGGCGCACTGATGTTTCTTTCAAGAAAAGGATTTTTCAATTTATTTCTTTGGATCATTGCAAGCATTGTCATCTGGTATTTTATGCTGCTTTCCGGTGTGCATACAACTATTGCAGGTGTACTTATAGCATTTACAATTCCATTAAACAAACTTGTATCCTTCGAGAATAAACTTCACATACCTGTGAATTTTTTTATTCTTCCTGTTTTTGCATTGGCTAATACTGCCATTGTTTTATCTCTTGATAATGTTTCAGGATTGTTTTCTACTGTTGGCTTAGGGGTTGGTTTTGGTTTGCTTATTGGGAAACCATTCGGAATAACAGCAGCTTCATGGATTGCTGTAAAATACAAATGGTGTTCACTTCCCGGAAAAATTAATTTAAAGCTGATTTTTGGCGCTGGCTTAACAGCCGGAATAGGCTTTACCATGTCTATTTTTATTGCTTCACTTTCATTTAAAGAACCTTTGCTTCTCGACACTGCAAAAATTGCCATTATTGCAGGTTCTGTTTTATCGGGTATTGCTGGTGCTCTTTTTTTGAAATCTAATTTAAAAGAAATATCTTAA
- a CDS encoding phosphoribosyltransferase family protein produces the protein MEKRQVILNSEQIQQKLRRIACQIYEDNINEKNIFIAGIARSGYVMATKLKDIIVESYPLKVNMLEVIIDKSNPLHPNIKGIDNTALLKNKVVIIVDDVLNSGKTLIHSLRPFLEADVKKISTALLVDRDHKRYPVATDFVGLTLSTTTHEHIVADLKKGKKDVVYIA, from the coding sequence ATGGAAAAGCGTCAGGTAATTTTAAATTCCGAACAAATACAGCAAAAACTAAGACGTATTGCTTGTCAGATTTATGAGGATAACATCAACGAAAAAAATATTTTTATTGCCGGTATTGCAAGAAGTGGTTACGTTATGGCAACCAAGTTGAAAGATATTATTGTTGAAAGCTATCCGCTTAAAGTAAATATGCTGGAGGTGATTATTGATAAATCAAACCCATTGCATCCAAACATTAAAGGAATTGACAATACGGCATTGCTAAAAAATAAAGTTGTCATTATTGTAGATGATGTGCTCAATTCAGGTAAAACACTTATTCATAGTCTGCGTCCATTTTTGGAAGCAGATGTTAAAAAAATCAGTACTGCATTGCTTGTTGACCGCGATCACAAGCGTTATCCTGTGGCTACAGATTTTGTTGGACTTACGCTTTCTACCACCACCCACGAACATATTGTTGCCGATTTGAAGAAAGGGAAAAAAGATGTTGTTTATATAGCATAA
- a CDS encoding S8/S53 family peptidase — MLILKSTVFYFILSIFTLTVTYAQKQFHFTAGITNDDFEKGVMILRIKSDYRNLCNDSYINSPDLIKVFNKLSVTEVKKKFSHHKPPVEGKTAFGFPLTDLSLIYAIKFNIDIPIEKAASMLLSCKEVQYADPSFIDKLLYIPNDTLAIPQYQYHHVNIHTFDGWDIQKGDTNIVIGITDTGVDTAHIELINQLKYNYADPINGIDDDGDGYIDNYRGWNVAFNSNDVQGSVPLHGNFVAGISNAEVDNVTGIAGVGFKTKFLPVSCSPGSNVIVNGYDAIVYAADHGCSVINCSWGGFGSSQFSQDVINYATFNKNALVVAAAGNANNDAPFFPASYQYVLSVGGTDSADVKWTSSPTSGSSFGSYVDVTAPGDKIFSIFPTNSNPPYWYSGGTSEAAPQVSAIAALVKAQFPTLNALQIGERIRATCDDIYSIPGNAPFINMLGKGRVNLLNALTQPATSVRAFDIKNTDNNDNAFSPNDTVRISAVFFNLLDPVSNLSVTIQANNPDISFLNNSFLAGSMATMQSDSNRSNPFLAVIDPSIPKNTKVVFTMTFTAGTYVDIQQFEMTVNVDYINVLVNDIGVSITSKGRIGFNDSGNSQGIGFTQNEGPNLLYSGSLMIGVNDSMVSDAVAGTPAGAINEHFAPIDYVHAIVPSVVSEFDLTTKFNDNNNSLPIGVNVSHNTYVWSTPAERKFVVAEYIITNNSNNTYSDLYAGIYADWDITENTYATNRAMFDSTLNMGYAFEVTASNNYTAIKLLTPGIAHYYAYNNDGSDGSVNIYDGFSKQEKYQSMNGSGRAQAGMNGNGTDISMLLSSGPFLVLPNDSVKVAFALLGGDSLNEIEAAATAAQIKYNTVGISEVENQGNAILVYPNPAAAVVNVHVPHSTSGSVKIEMYDTFGNLVTTKTYLQKTKNTLQTDISNLSNGIYFLRFTSNQINKTIKINILHDKP; from the coding sequence ATGCTCATATTAAAAAGTACGGTTTTTTATTTTATACTGTCTATTTTTACTTTGACCGTCACCTATGCTCAAAAGCAGTTTCATTTTACAGCAGGCATAACTAATGACGATTTTGAGAAAGGTGTTATGATTTTAAGAATAAAATCTGACTATCGAAATCTATGTAACGACAGCTACATAAACTCACCCGATTTGATAAAAGTATTTAATAAACTTTCGGTAACTGAAGTTAAAAAGAAATTCTCGCATCACAAACCTCCTGTTGAAGGCAAAACAGCTTTTGGTTTTCCATTGACTGATTTGTCATTGATTTATGCTATAAAGTTCAATATTGATATCCCAATTGAAAAAGCCGCTTCCATGCTACTATCTTGCAAAGAGGTACAGTATGCCGATCCATCTTTTATTGACAAACTGCTTTATATCCCCAATGATACTTTAGCTATTCCGCAATATCAATATCATCACGTTAACATACATACTTTTGATGGCTGGGATATTCAGAAAGGTGATACCAACATTGTAATTGGCATTACTGATACCGGAGTTGATACAGCACATATTGAGCTGATTAATCAGTTAAAATACAACTATGCCGACCCAATAAATGGTATTGACGATGATGGTGATGGTTATATTGACAACTATCGCGGATGGAACGTGGCATTTAACTCAAATGATGTTCAGGGGTCTGTTCCATTGCATGGAAATTTTGTTGCAGGCATTTCTAATGCAGAAGTTGATAACGTAACAGGTATTGCCGGAGTAGGCTTTAAAACCAAATTTTTACCTGTCAGCTGCTCGCCCGGGTCGAATGTTATTGTAAATGGCTATGATGCAATTGTGTATGCTGCCGACCATGGTTGCTCAGTAATTAACTGCTCATGGGGTGGCTTTGGCAGTTCTCAATTTTCGCAGGATGTTATTAACTATGCAACATTTAATAAAAATGCACTGGTAGTTGCTGCAGCAGGAAATGCCAACAACGATGCACCATTTTTTCCGGCATCATATCAATATGTATTGAGTGTTGGGGGAACTGATTCTGCTGATGTAAAATGGACGTCATCACCAACATCGGGTAGCAGTTTTGGCAGCTATGTTGATGTAACAGCTCCCGGAGATAAAATATTTTCGATTTTTCCTACAAACAGTAACCCACCCTATTGGTACTCGGGCGGAACTTCGGAAGCAGCACCTCAGGTTTCTGCCATTGCTGCCTTGGTAAAAGCACAGTTTCCTACATTAAATGCTTTACAGATTGGTGAAAGAATCCGTGCAACATGTGATGATATTTATTCCATTCCGGGTAATGCACCTTTTATCAATATGCTCGGTAAAGGAAGAGTTAATTTACTGAATGCACTCACACAGCCGGCAACATCAGTCAGAGCATTTGATATAAAAAATACTGATAATAACGATAATGCTTTTTCGCCTAACGATACAGTCAGAATTAGTGCTGTATTTTTCAACCTGCTTGACCCTGTCAGTAACTTATCTGTTACCATACAGGCAAACAATCCTGACATCTCATTTTTAAACAACTCCTTTCTTGCCGGAAGTATGGCAACTATGCAGTCCGATAGTAACCGTAGTAATCCATTTTTGGCAGTTATTGATCCATCAATACCAAAGAATACAAAAGTTGTTTTCACTATGACATTTACAGCAGGCACCTATGTTGACATACAGCAGTTTGAAATGACTGTGAATGTTGATTATATCAATGTTTTAGTGAATGACATTGGCGTAAGCATTACAAGTAAAGGCAGAATTGGATTTAATGATTCCGGAAACTCGCAGGGCATTGGTTTTACGCAAAACGAAGGGCCAAACTTACTCTATTCAGGAAGTTTAATGATTGGTGTTAATGATAGTATGGTGAGTGATGCTGTTGCAGGTACACCGGCAGGAGCTATTAATGAACATTTTGCTCCAATAGATTATGTCCATGCCATTGTTCCTTCTGTTGTTTCGGAGTTTGATTTGACTACAAAGTTTAATGACAATAATAACAGTTTACCGATTGGAGTTAACGTATCACATAATACCTATGTATGGAGTACACCTGCCGAACGCAAATTTGTAGTTGCAGAGTATATAATTACCAACAACAGCAATAATACTTACAGCGATTTGTATGCGGGCATCTATGCCGACTGGGACATTACAGAAAATACGTATGCAACAAACAGAGCAATGTTTGATTCAACTTTAAATATGGGTTATGCTTTTGAAGTTACTGCCAGCAACAATTATACAGCAATAAAATTACTGACTCCAGGCATAGCGCATTATTATGCATACAACAATGATGGCAGTGATGGAAGTGTAAATATTTATGACGGTTTCAGTAAACAGGAAAAATATCAAAGTATGAATGGTTCAGGACGAGCACAAGCAGGCATGAATGGTAATGGTACTGACATTAGCATGCTGTTGAGTAGTGGACCGTTTTTAGTACTACCTAACGACTCTGTGAAGGTGGCATTTGCATTACTTGGTGGCGACAGCCTTAATGAAATTGAAGCAGCAGCAACTGCCGCACAAATTAAATATAACACAGTTGGCATTTCCGAAGTAGAAAATCAAGGAAACGCAATTTTGGTTTATCCAAATCCTGCTGCAGCTGTTGTGAATGTTCATGTGCCTCATTCAACTTCTGGTTCCGTAAAAATTGAAATGTATGATACATTCGGGAACCTTGTAACTACTAAAACTTATTTACAGAAAACAAAAAACACATTACAGACTGATATAAGTAACTTGTCAAACGGAATTTATTTTCTTAGATTTACAAGTAATCAGATAAACAAAACCATTAAAATAAATATACTACATGATAAACCCTGA
- a CDS encoding glycosyltransferase, giving the protein MNEGRKLNSVIIVGPAYPFRGGIANLNEALCSYLNANEISSEIVSFTLQYPALLFPGKTQMETSSQYFDFKITPLINSINPQSWLKAAAYIKSKKPDLVIFRYWLPFMAPCLGFIARRLHKHGLPVVAIADNIIPHEKRIGDQSLTQYFIQSCDAFIVMSEKVAEDIKQFNPKKPVSITPHPIYSIFGDKVSRDEACEKLNLDKGFKYLLFFGFIRKYKGLDILLQAMPLIKNRNLKLIIAGEFYESKDEYLSLIKEHHLESVIIMKDEYIPKDEVRYYFSAADLIVQPYRSATQSGVTQIAYSFDKPMVVTNVGGLPEMVTDGVSGFVTDVNPHAIAKAIDSFFIEQLAIPFTAGVQSEKNKFGWDKMITTVKDMYQTLLK; this is encoded by the coding sequence ATGAATGAAGGCCGTAAGCTGAATTCGGTAATTATTGTTGGCCCTGCCTACCCTTTTCGTGGTGGAATAGCCAATCTCAATGAGGCATTATGTTCATATTTGAATGCTAATGAAATTTCATCTGAGATTGTCTCTTTTACGCTACAATATCCTGCTTTACTATTTCCGGGTAAAACGCAGATGGAAACTTCTTCACAATATTTTGATTTCAAGATAACACCATTGATTAATTCGATTAATCCGCAATCATGGTTGAAGGCAGCTGCCTATATCAAAAGTAAAAAGCCCGATTTAGTAATATTTCGTTACTGGCTGCCTTTTATGGCACCATGCCTTGGATTTATTGCAAGAAGGCTTCATAAACATGGTTTGCCGGTTGTGGCTATTGCCGACAATATTATTCCGCATGAAAAGCGGATTGGTGACCAATCACTGACGCAATATTTTATTCAGTCGTGTGATGCATTTATAGTGATGTCTGAAAAGGTTGCTGAAGATATAAAACAGTTTAATCCTAAAAAGCCTGTAAGCATCACCCCACATCCTATCTACTCAATTTTTGGTGATAAAGTAAGCCGTGACGAAGCCTGCGAAAAACTGAACCTTGATAAAGGATTTAAATATTTACTTTTTTTCGGGTTTATCAGAAAGTATAAAGGATTGGACATTTTGTTGCAGGCAATGCCATTGATAAAAAATAGAAATCTTAAACTTATTATTGCCGGAGAATTTTATGAATCGAAAGATGAATACTTGAGTCTGATAAAAGAACATCATCTGGAAAGTGTAATCATCATGAAAGATGAATATATTCCAAAAGATGAGGTGCGTTATTATTTCAGTGCTGCTGACCTTATTGTTCAGCCATACAGATCGGCAACACAAAGCGGTGTTACACAAATTGCATACAGCTTCGATAAACCTATGGTTGTAACCAATGTAGGAGGACTGCCGGAAATGGTTACTGACGGTGTTTCTGGATTTGTGACTGATGTGAATCCCCATGCAATTGCCAAGGCCATTGATAGTTTTTTTATAGAGCAATTGGCAATACCATTTACAGCAGGTGTACAATCAGAAAAGAATAAATTCGGATGGGATAAAATGATTACAACTGTTAAGGATATGTACCAAACCCTATTAAAATAA